The following are encoded together in the Pseudomonas maumuensis genome:
- a CDS encoding sensor domain-containing diguanylate cyclase: MPSPSTLFSQRSLILALLLLLACGFLATSLLSYYASRGAIRDGIVNTELPLTSDTVYSEIQKDLIRPVLISSMMAQDTFLRDWVLGGEQDTTRVTRYLGEVMGSQVTCTSFFVSDRSLTYYQAKGVLKQVRPDAWRDAWYFRLRQSNKPYEINVDLDMANQDKLTVFINHRVLDYQQRFIGAAGVGLSVESVVRLIDDYQRRYQRSVLFTDAQGKVLLTGSDGGPHGLRAGQQLADSNQWQALLARMPTPTTGSHEYTDNDGHSHFLNVRLLPELGWYLLVDKRETGALERIRQSLYLNLAICAMITLVVLSLLNAMVKRHQDNAEALATLDSLTGLPNRRSFDLLAGQALVEAQRDSAPLVALLIDLDHFKALNDTHGHLAGDEVLRQFANVLQGSLRQSDILCRWGGEEFIVLLRETEGRQAIEVAEKIRRRTEQLTFSYADQPLRLTASIGLSALQRGDSLHNLLTRADHALYRAKQGGRNRVCSEMPGTDHA; encoded by the coding sequence ATGCCTTCGCCCTCCACCCTGTTCTCGCAACGCTCGCTGATCCTTGCCCTGCTGCTGTTGCTGGCCTGCGGCTTCCTGGCCACCTCGCTGTTGAGCTACTACGCCTCGCGCGGGGCGATCCGCGACGGGATCGTCAACACCGAACTGCCGCTGACCTCCGACACGGTCTATTCGGAAATCCAGAAAGACCTGATTCGCCCGGTGCTGATCTCATCGATGATGGCCCAGGACACCTTCCTGCGGGACTGGGTACTGGGCGGCGAGCAGGACACCACGCGTGTTACCCGCTACCTCGGCGAAGTGATGGGCAGCCAGGTCACCTGCACCAGCTTCTTCGTTTCCGACCGCAGCCTCACCTACTACCAGGCCAAGGGCGTGCTCAAGCAGGTCCGCCCCGATGCCTGGCGCGACGCCTGGTACTTTCGCCTGCGCCAGTCGAACAAGCCCTACGAGATCAATGTCGACCTGGACATGGCCAACCAGGACAAGCTCACCGTGTTCATCAACCACCGCGTGCTCGACTACCAGCAACGCTTCATCGGCGCCGCCGGGGTGGGCCTGAGCGTGGAGTCGGTGGTACGCCTGATCGACGACTATCAGCGCAGGTACCAGCGTTCGGTGCTGTTCACCGATGCCCAGGGCAAGGTCCTGCTGACCGGCTCCGACGGTGGGCCCCACGGCTTGCGCGCCGGCCAGCAACTGGCCGACAGCAACCAGTGGCAGGCGTTGCTGGCACGCATGCCGACACCCACCACCGGCAGCCATGAGTACACCGACAACGACGGCCACAGCCACTTCCTCAACGTGCGCCTGCTGCCGGAGCTGGGCTGGTACCTGCTGGTGGACAAACGCGAGACCGGCGCCCTGGAGCGCATCCGCCAGTCGCTGTACCTGAACCTGGCGATCTGCGCGATGATCACCCTGGTCGTGCTGTCGCTGCTCAACGCCATGGTCAAGCGCCACCAGGACAACGCCGAGGCGCTGGCCACCCTCGACAGCCTCACCGGCCTGCCCAACCGCCGCAGCTTCGACCTGCTGGCCGGCCAGGCACTGGTCGAGGCCCAGCGCGACAGCGCGCCGCTGGTCGCCCTGCTGATCGACCTCGATCATTTCAAGGCCCTCAACGACACCCACGGCCACCTGGCCGGCGACGAAGTGCTGCGCCAGTTCGCCAATGTGCTGCAGGGCAGCCTGCGCCAGTCCGATATACTCTGCCGCTGGGGTGGCGAGGAGTTCATCGTGCTGCTGCGTGAAACCGAAGGCCGCCAGGCCATCGAGGTGGCGGAAAAAATCCGTCGGCGCACCGAGCAGTTGACCTTCAGCTATGCCGACCAGCCGCTGCGCCTGACCGCGAGCATCGGCCTGTCCGCCCTGCAGCGCGGCGACAGCCTGCACAATCTGCTGACCCGCGCCGACCACGCCCTCTATCGTGCCAAACAAGGTGGACGCAATCGCGTCTGCAGCGAGATGCCCGGAACCGACCATGCCTGA
- a CDS encoding cysteine-rich CWC family protein, giving the protein MPDPQRCPACGALNQCGLADPRNATQGCWCFEVVIDSAVIEALPAELRDKACLCPRCAQVDAQLKAAQARTIR; this is encoded by the coding sequence ATGCCTGACCCCCAACGCTGCCCCGCCTGCGGCGCCCTCAACCAATGCGGCCTGGCCGATCCGCGCAACGCCACGCAAGGCTGCTGGTGCTTCGAGGTGGTCATCGACTCGGCAGTCATCGAAGCCCTGCCCGCCGAACTTCGCGACAAGGCCTGCCTGTGCCCGCGCTGCGCACAGGTAGACGCGCAGCTCAAGGCAGCGCAGGCGCGCACTATCCGTTAG
- a CDS encoding pseudouridine synthase, translating to MRLDRFLGNLPCYNRQQVRLLLAQGRVRVDGMVTADPLLEVREFSRVEVDEQVYQAGRPARYLMLHKPAGCVSATHDPQHRTVLDLLPAALRDELHIAGRLDYNTTGLMILTNDGQWSRRLTQPRTKQPKTYLVHTEDEIGAHYVDKFREGVYFAFEDLTTLPAQLDVLGPRSARLTIVEGRYHQVKRMFGHFQNKVVALHRESMGSITLDPILHPGEFRALTDEEVASV from the coding sequence ATGCGCCTCGACCGATTCCTCGGCAACCTGCCCTGCTACAACCGCCAGCAAGTGCGCCTGCTGCTGGCCCAAGGGCGTGTGCGCGTGGACGGCATGGTGACCGCCGACCCACTGCTGGAGGTGCGCGAATTCAGCCGCGTCGAAGTGGACGAGCAGGTGTACCAAGCCGGTCGCCCGGCACGCTACCTGATGCTGCACAAGCCCGCCGGCTGCGTCAGCGCCACCCACGACCCGCAGCACCGCACCGTGCTCGACCTGCTGCCGGCGGCGCTACGCGATGAGCTGCACATCGCCGGGCGCCTGGACTACAACACCACCGGGCTGATGATCCTGACCAACGATGGCCAGTGGTCGCGGCGCCTGACCCAGCCCCGGACCAAGCAGCCCAAGACCTATCTGGTGCATACCGAGGACGAGATTGGTGCGCACTACGTCGACAAGTTCCGTGAAGGCGTCTACTTCGCCTTCGAAGACCTCACCACCCTGCCCGCGCAGCTGGATGTCCTCGGCCCGCGCAGCGCGCGCCTGACCATCGTCGAGGGCCGCTATCACCAGGTGAAGCGGATGTTCGGACACTTCCAGAACAAGGTGGTGGCGCTGCATCGGGAAAGCATGGGGTCAATCACACTGGACCCGATATTGCATCCTGGAGAGTTCAGGGCGCTGACCGACGAGGAAGTCGCCTCGGTCTGA